Genomic DNA from Brassica rapa cultivar Chiifu-401-42 chromosome A04, CAAS_Brap_v3.01, whole genome shotgun sequence:
GACcgtttgatatttttatagtCTGCCCATTGATTATTACTAAATTGATCTCTAAGATCCCATTAGCTATGTTGTTAGCGGCCTGCATGTGTCCTCCTAATTCATAAGTACGTATTTGTCTGTGCATACATGTACCGATTACTAGCTgtgaaaaaaaagacaaaaagaaaagaaaaagattacTATCTGTGACCAGAGAGAGAATCACTAGTTTCactaatttttgtttcaaaactcTCCCAGCTATGGATTAAAACACTattattagaagaaaaaaataaaataaaaaaaatatatatatatatatatgtactgtATACCACAAATAAATCAATACCAAAAAAGCGTTTAATGATTGTAATTTTCGTCCATGTGTTATTGTTGACTTTCTGGCTCGCATTAGCTGTGACTATGACAAGTGCAAAAATTCCATTTCTTATTAGTAAGGTTTGTAATCATAATTTGCGTTTTGACAACGGCTGTAAAGCATATGCACATACTTGTGTTATACTATATCCAACTTGTGTTAAAGAAAGAAATCGAATTCCCCAAATCTTTGCGCTAATATGCTAGCTGGGGAAGCACGTGAATCTGATTTGCTTCATGAGCAAGAAACAAGTCAAAATTAATTTTCGACAGCGCCAGGGATGGTGGAATTGTCTCCTATTCCTTCGTTTGCATTCTTTTCAGAATCAATGAATCTGAACAGAGCCTGACATCATTCATGACGTAAATGCTCTTTCTATATTTATCTCTTTCCCACGTATATGCTACTAACtacttttctcctttttttataaaagaaaaaaaattactactacttgcaatatattttctttaattgaAAATGAACTAGTTGCAATATTATTCCAAATATCGATGCTACAATACACACCATCTCCTATATCATGTGAGGCGCTATTAAGACAAATCGGTGAATTTCAGTTTTTTCAGAAGACTGGTTTGCATGAAGAAAAAACACtagatatataataataaatcacaGTTTATAAATATGGACTGTTGACAGGCTATTATTTTGTCTATTATCATGATTCATGATAGACAAATAGATCCATATAAATAAGATCTGTTtacttttcaaattttattttctgtttacTTTTAAAATGTACCCAGTTTGCCAATTTCATTACAGAATTTGTATATTCACCTAATTAACCCtatatttattttctgtttagaagtaattatttttattatttaaataatatacacAATAACAGTACATTATTTCTGTATGAAACGAAAGGAGGATACTATAGCAATTATATACGTGATTACATACCAATCCCTTTGATTATCTGTGTCGCAAGTCCAGCTAAAAATTGACACATTTTTCccgggaaaaaaaaaacaaaaaccattaTAGCCATTTGATTCCCACTAAACTTTTGGAGAATCATCAGCACATATGTCAAATAGACCCACCGAAACTCTCGCCAACCTGTTTCACACTATACTAtgcataataaataaattaccgACGTAATCACAGTTAAATCTTGATCCGGTCCGAAAACGTCCCCGAATCCATGGATCTTGAATTTGGAAACTTTTTTACATGTTACAGGCCACTTATGAAGCCATTAGCCCCTGGGCTTAATGGTCTAACAGAGTGCAcgataaaaattgaaatatcatgTTTCTTTTTGCTGTATCCTCCTCTATAGTGCAATGAACAGCGGTGTGATTGTATTCACTAGGACAAAACAAAGCACTGTATTTCATCTTGGTCTAACATGCTTATGATTATAGCAGCACCAGGCATGTGTCCAAGTATAGTTATATCTTTTAACATTTTGGGACCTTTGATTATAGTAAATCGATCACGTATAGATCTTGATGGACATAAGCCATGAATCGGTTTAGTCCTAGTCTGAAGAAAGTCCCTCAAAGTGAACACGGAGCATTTGTGAATTTGATCAAAACCATTTTATAAGCATTGCTCTAATCTGGGATCAGAAATAGCAGTTCatggattattaaaaaaaacaagaaaagtcATGGATTATCCCTCATTTGTCGTTTGATATATGAAACCAACggaataaattataaaaaggaTATATTtcgataaaaaatagaaaatgtaaAATTGTTTAATTTCTGTTACTTTGAATCCAGTGAAATGATGCATTCCAAATTAATTTATTCCAGTTGCAATCTTAGTAAACTATGATATTTCcaagaacaagaaaaaagtataaattagaaaattatatatttttaaaagttattagaCATAGATACAACACAGTAGATAAATTTCATACTTTTGAAATATGAAATTAAAAGTtaaacaatataattttttcctcATCTTTCATACGTGAGACAAACAAAAAGTGAATCTTACAACTTCATCCCCGCGCATATTTATCCTACCGAAAGTGAAGGTTGTACTTTTCACCTTTTACATGGACACGTACTAgtctttttcaattttatatgatttataaTCCAAGGTTGACGGGCACGTTAGCTTCTTGAATCCATTCAACGGGAGCCAACCAGTTAGCCACAGAGAACTGGTTAACCTCAGACGCAGACTTGGCGATCTTAACCCAGTCAACTCTTTTGTTAGTGTTAGCTCCTGGTCCACGGTTGTTGAACTCAACGTACTTACATGTCTTGTGGAAACTCTCCCCATCCCAGATTTTCCATCCTTCGGGTTTAATCACATCACCGATCTCGCTGTTGATGACCGCGGTGGTGGAGTACTTCTTCCACGGCCTTCCCAAGTACGACGCAACGGTTAACCTCTCTGCCTGTAGTTTCTTGTCTGCAACGATGCGGCAGTTCTGGAGGACGATACCGATTTTCATGGATAGTCCCTTTTCGTTTCCGTCGGCTGTGACGGTGTTGAATTGATTCTTGTTTCCTTTACGGACAACAATCATTGAGTTTTGGATAACGGTTGCGCCCTTTCCGAAGATGAAATCGATTGTTCCTGAGACGACGATGTTTCTGTAGAACTGACGACCGTTGTTAGCGTATAGAGTGTCTTGGTAACCATCGAATCTACAGTTGAAGAGGACTGCACGGTCTCCATTCACTCTGATTGCCACGGCTTGGTGTCCCATTGGACCAGCTGTGTTCTTGAATCCAATAAATTTAGCCATGAACCCTTCAGATTCCACCTCTACACAAATACAACATTACATGTAATAATTAAATGAGTTATTGATATTATTGAGATTTGTAATAATAACTATTAAGTTAGGGTTAGGGTGAGACTTACGGACTGTGCCACTAAGGGAAGTGGTGGTTCCAGGGGTGAGTTTAACGCTTCTGTTGAAAGAGATAATGGTCTTTCTTGCACCATCTCCGAACATGAAGATGTTGTTCTTTTTCTTAGGGATCACAACTTGCTCTTTGTAGATACCAGCCTTGATGTGGATAATGCATCTACCTGGGTTTTTCTGGGGACAAGCATCAACGGCTTGTTGGACCGTCTTAAACTGTCCGCTTCCATCCTTAGCCACCACATAGGTTGCTTTGATTCTAGCACCACCTTCACCACCCTTTTCGCCACGTCCAGCGTTAGCCATGAGCTTCCTGTCTGTACCCGAAACCCATCTTGGGATTCCGAGGTCGTCAAGGTCTTCAAGAAGACGACGAGAAGGACCGTCTGGATCGGCCACGGGAGTATCAACGGCAGGAGTGGCTTTTTTGTCGACTGGAGCTGCTCCTTTCTCGGAGGAAGAGAAGAAATCACCTGTCATGTTCTTGAAATCATCCATTTTGATGTTAAGCTTGGCCATCGCGCTGACGACTGTGTGGAAGATGTCAATAGCGTTGCCTGTGAGAATCTTGGAGTTTGCAATGCCTTCTCCAATAGTCTTTCTCAAATCATCTTCTTCGATATCATCAAGACAATCGGTTTGGTAGTTGTAAACACCGGTTAACCATTGTTTAAGCTGGTCGATTTTGCTACCGATCTGGTTAAGATCTTCACCCATTTCCTCAATAATGGTACCGAGATCCTCAAGCGCGTACATGAAAACTCTCTTGCAGTAATCAAGAACGGCTTTGTTGTTTGGTGAGATGCTTGAACCCAATTTCCCTTCGGTTTTACCCGTGAAGTTTGATGATTTGGTTATTGCATCTTGTGTAGCGAGGATGAAGGCCTTGATCAGCTTGTTTGGGTCATCGCTCTTGACTGGCTCGAGTGTTTTGACACACGAGGCTTTGTCAGAAGTAGCCTGGCAAATTCCTTGAACGGCTTTCATCTGTGGAGACAGAGGAGTGTCGTTGTTTCTGTTAACGATGGCAACGACTCCTATGGCTACTCCGACCAATAAAAGGACGGAGGCCACAGAAACAACAACTTTTCctatcatttttttatattttattatattgttttgtgtatttttgaattttttttgctcCCTCCGGTTTTATTTAGAGGTTAATCGGAGAGGGAGGGGCTTTATTAGAGAAAAGCCAAGTTGTTTAATGACTCGGGCCAGTGAATATTGTGATGGATTATGGAGGATTTATAGTAGCTTTTAGTATCTAAAAAAAAGCTACGTGCATGGAATTTGCATGGAGAGAGAGATTTACGGTCGACGAATGGCTGAGAATATCTGGTAAAAAAAGGTCTAATTAACTAATGACACTATGAAATTGCTTTATTGTGAGGTTTAAAATTGGTCAACGCAAGATAAATATGGAGTACGATCCTGGTTGGAGGGTGTGGTAGGCCTGGTGGCGTGATTGACTACAAATAGAAATGACATATATAGATATAAGTAACAAGTGAGTTAGTTAACAATATAATTAAGTGATTTAGGCAAATGTAAAATGTTGTGATGAGTTCAAAATCTGGAAATCAACCAGACTCAACTAGGATAATTCCAACAAaattgtgtttattttttttttaatatgaaatttctTGGGGAAAAAATAGATTAACTCGAATCAAACCAATACAatgagattttgaaaaaaaaaatatgctgCCATAAAAATGTCTATATAAAATTAGCTATGTAAAACCCGAAATAATCTTCAAATTAGTCTAAGAAAACTTATGATTACATCACCAAATTACATGAGaagataaatttataaacattgATTGACATATATGGTAAAAAATCATATGAGATCTGATTCTCAAAACCAACATGTTGCTATATTGATAAAGGTTTTGCAATCAGAGTTCTTTTTGGTAGAATGTTTTCCTTTTGTCAACTGGTAGAATGTCTATATCTCAAGTTTTTATCATCATTATGATTGTTTCTAAAAGCTTATGATGGTGTACTATATATTAGTCGTAGTTTTTTAGCTTGAGTTTATTGGTAAAGTCATTATAGTGATAGTTACACATTTAAGCAACTAATGTTATGTATATAAACAAAACTGCTTTACGGTTTGGCTAATCAATTACTGAAGTGTATTTTTTGGGCATTTCTCTCACTCGAGCTTAATGTAATATTACACTATCTGATCAACAAATGATGAAAAATTAAAGTATTTCGCTACTAGTTTTCTTTATACTTCTGTAAAAGATTGAAAACTTTGgtataataatttaacattttatcaaaaaaatgatgaaaaattaaattgtttttagtttgtGTGTAAAATACATACAACTACACAATTGCATAGGAAAAACATTGATAGAAAATGTATCACTGATTAGAAGAATAAGAGAGAGGGTATCACCAACACAACACCAAAACATGATTGTAGCATCAAAAATAAACTTAGCAATAGAATGGTACGTATTCAGCTTATGCTAAGTAGTATTTTTAGTAGAATTTCGATTTTGACCTATAGTGATTAATTAGTGACTCGTACCTTGTCTTCTACGTTTATGTAGCCATTAAAAATTTAGGTCAAAATGTAAAATTAACGAAAAGGAAAATgaaggaaaaagaaaatttaaaatgtagaCATATAAAAGATAGTATACcaaatacattattaatattAGATTATCACATTTTCCATATCCTTTCCAACCACGAGGTCCATACATGATTATCACCCATAACATATTAATCACAAACATACATCAAAAGGAACCTTTCTTTACAAGATTCCTAACATGACTTACAAAAACCCAAACGATGCAGATTATTTATCACCATCGACGACGCCATACATTTTTATTTGCTTTTTCTTCAATAAATAGATCAGACGTAGTAAAAGGACAAAGGTGGTGGGAGCAACGAATCAGTATCTTTCTGGTTTAGTTTGGTCTTAATGTTAAGAGTGTTAAACACTTTTCCCATTCCAGCGAACACATCCACAGACTCGCCACTCATTCTTTTCCCAAGCCCAATCCCTCCTTGAACCTCTTTCAACAATGTTTTGTCGTAAATGTCATCGAGACAACTCGACTGGTAGTTGAAGATCGATGTCATCTTCTTCTTACATGTGAAGTAATTATCAGCCATGCTCGTTATGTCTTTTCCCGCGGCTTTCCAGAAATCTGAAAAGTCTTCCAAGGCGTTGTTTAGCTGTTTCTCGCAACTGGTGATGCAAGTTGTGGCAAATTTGTCTCCCTTGTACTTGGGTTTGATTCCGGAGAGGAACTTCAAGCCCTTTTTAACGGAGGTTTCTGCTCCCGTCGCTAAGTGACGGACCAAAACGTCGGGATCATTGCTTGGGACGGTTTTCAAGGTTATGCTACAGAGACGTTTGTCTTGGACAACGCTGCAGATTCCTGCCACTGTTTTTTCGTGTTCCGGTGTGACGGCGTCACGTTTGGCTGGGATAATGAATGCGGTTGCGGTTAGGGCGATGCATAGAATTAGAAAGGCGAGTTTTATTGGAGTGTtcatttttttgggtttttttttgttatgggACGTGTGAATTGGAAAGGATTGGATAgaaaaagagaaggaagaagaaagggtgcgtatatatatagagatttttatttGACTTTTCTAAATTTgaatgtttatttttgttattggtTTTGACTATTTTCAGAGATTAATGGATGATCACGAGTGAATTGAGGCGTTTTTAATCTGTGGACATGCCATGCTCCTGTCCTCCAAGAAACCCTAtttctttctctttgtttttatCAGCCAACAGAGACACtcaatattattttatcttttgttaCGCAATTAGGTAAGAATGAGAAGTattcaacaaacaaaaaaattggtGAGAATATCAACAAACTTAtcttaaaaacatatttaatagattaataACCATAGTAACAGAAATGATATTTTACTATATACACATAAGAATTCGTAGGTTCATAACAGAAAATTAACCAAAAGATTGTCAATGATTTATTGCTTTTTGAAGTAATACATCAACGGAGAGTTTTATGCACATTAAGATTGTCGATGacataattgtattttttt
This window encodes:
- the LOC103866319 gene encoding pectinesterase 5 is translated as MIGKVVVSVASVLLLVGVAIGVVAIVNRNNDTPLSPQMKAVQGICQATSDKASCVKTLEPVKSDDPNKLIKAFILATQDAITKSSNFTGKTEGKLGSSISPNNKAVLDYCKRVFMYALEDLGTIIEEMGEDLNQIGSKIDQLKQWLTGVYNYQTDCLDDIEEDDLRKTIGEGIANSKILTGNAIDIFHTVVSAMAKLNIKMDDFKNMTGDFFSSSEKGAAPVDKKATPAVDTPVADPDGPSRRLLEDLDDLGIPRWVSGTDRKLMANAGRGEKGGEGGARIKATYVVAKDGSGQFKTVQQAVDACPQKNPGRCIIHIKAGIYKEQVVIPKKKNNIFMFGDGARKTIISFNRSVKLTPGTTTSLSGTVQVESEGFMAKFIGFKNTAGPMGHQAVAIRVNGDRAVLFNCRFDGYQDTLYANNGRQFYRNIVVSGTIDFIFGKGATVIQNSMIVVRKGNKNQFNTVTADGNEKGLSMKIGIVLQNCRIVADKKLQAERLTVASYLGRPWKKYSTTAVINSEIGDVIKPEGWKIWDGESFHKTCKYVEFNNRGPGANTNKRVDWVKIAKSASEVNQFSVANWLAPVEWIQEANVPVNLGL
- the LOC103866320 gene encoding pectinesterase 5; its protein translation is MNTPIKLAFLILCIALTATAFIIPAKRDAVTPEHEKTVAGICSVVQDKRLCSITLKTVPSNDPDVLVRHLATGAETSVKKGLKFLSGIKPKYKGDKFATTCITSCEKQLNNALEDFSDFWKAAGKDITSMADNYFTCKKKMTSIFNYQSSCLDDIYDKTLLKEVQGGIGLGKRMSGESVDVFAGMGKVFNTLNIKTKLNQKDTDSLLPPPLSFYYV